A window of Streptomyces armeniacus contains these coding sequences:
- the tyrS gene encoding tyrosine--tRNA ligase: MTRLGDSVQRASDLLAQDLSSDKTVELLLAETGSRRYLDLSDLPAKEQAALIAARAVDVLPSEEKLAEEIDARRAEGKGLHVKLGIDPTGAEVHLGHAVPVIILSRFQRMGHDVTLIIGDITAKIGDPSGRTAERPPLTDEDIAANLAGYRDQVKPFFDFEKVRFRHNSEWLAGLTFPRLIGILAQVPASQLLQRDDFRNRLADGSGLTMSELIYPVAMAVDSAEIEAGLELGGVDQLLNMQMGRRVMEIYGQKPQLIATNPLIEGTDGSGAKMSKSKGNYVALNATPEDVFGKIMSIPDRLMAPYLRAWTEWTDPEIDAALARVEAKTLHPMDLKRILAGDVVTALHGLEAAMAARAGFAAQFSRKSFGDVGTLPSVDLAEHGAEGIAALLSKVLEFAPSASAARRVAKQNGLRLVVETDSGQQALILAEADALRPLGEVVPEKLAEAGVSGTVYLKAGRKVAEIRGL, from the coding sequence GTGACACGCCTCGGCGACTCCGTACAGCGCGCCAGCGACCTGCTGGCGCAGGACCTCTCCTCCGACAAGACCGTCGAGCTGCTGCTCGCGGAGACCGGGTCGCGGCGCTATCTCGATCTGAGCGACCTCCCGGCGAAGGAGCAGGCCGCGCTGATCGCGGCGCGCGCCGTGGACGTGCTGCCGTCCGAGGAGAAGCTCGCCGAGGAGATCGACGCGCGGCGCGCGGAGGGCAAGGGCCTGCACGTCAAGCTGGGCATCGACCCGACCGGCGCGGAGGTGCACCTCGGCCACGCGGTGCCGGTGATCATCCTCAGCCGCTTCCAGCGGATGGGGCACGACGTCACGCTGATCATCGGCGACATCACCGCCAAGATCGGCGACCCCTCGGGCCGTACGGCCGAGCGCCCGCCGCTGACCGACGAGGACATCGCCGCGAACCTCGCGGGCTACCGCGACCAGGTCAAGCCGTTCTTCGACTTCGAGAAGGTGCGCTTCCGGCACAACAGCGAGTGGCTGGCCGGGCTCACCTTCCCGCGGCTGATCGGCATCCTCGCCCAGGTGCCCGCGTCGCAGCTGCTCCAGCGCGACGACTTCCGCAACCGGCTCGCGGACGGCTCCGGGCTGACCATGTCCGAGCTGATCTACCCCGTCGCGATGGCCGTCGACTCCGCGGAGATCGAGGCGGGCCTCGAGCTGGGCGGCGTCGACCAACTGCTGAACATGCAGATGGGCCGCAGGGTCATGGAGATCTACGGGCAGAAGCCGCAGCTCATCGCGACCAACCCGCTGATCGAGGGCACCGACGGGTCCGGCGCCAAGATGTCCAAGTCGAAGGGGAACTACGTCGCGCTGAACGCGACCCCCGAGGACGTCTTCGGGAAGATCATGTCGATTCCGGACCGGCTGATGGCGCCGTACCTGCGGGCCTGGACCGAGTGGACCGACCCGGAGATCGACGCGGCCCTCGCCCGCGTCGAGGCGAAGACGCTGCACCCGATGGACCTGAAGCGGATTCTCGCGGGCGACGTCGTGACGGCCCTGCACGGCCTGGAGGCGGCGATGGCGGCGCGCGCGGGCTTCGCGGCGCAGTTCTCCCGCAAGTCCTTCGGCGACGTCGGCACGCTGCCGTCGGTGGATCTGGCCGAGCACGGCGCGGAGGGCATCGCGGCGCTGCTCAGCAAGGTGCTGGAGTTCGCGCCGAGCGCCTCGGCCGCCCGCCGCGTCGCCAAGCAGAACGGGCTGCGGCTGGTCGTCGAGACGGACAGCGGCCAGCAGGCGCTGATCCTGGCGGAGGCGGACGCGCTGCGCCCGCTCGGCGAGGTGGTGCCGGAGAAGCTGGCCGAGGCGGGCGTGAGCGGGACGGTGTACCTCAAGGCGGGCCGCAAGGTGGCCGAGATCCGCGGGCTCTGA
- a CDS encoding DUF3099 domain-containing protein, with protein MRKQKGPEVFRITGARQGLADDVRARQRRYVVSMLVRTAAVIATVLLWNVQRPLAVVTLVLGAGLPYVAVVIANAGRENAPSPPSAFVPEPGRPMLDGAAHGAEPAPGAPAQSQAERADAERDEPNTPSNDRG; from the coding sequence ATGCGGAAGCAGAAGGGTCCCGAGGTCTTCCGGATCACCGGAGCCCGGCAGGGACTGGCCGACGACGTCCGCGCCCGGCAGCGCCGCTACGTCGTCTCGATGCTGGTCCGCACCGCGGCCGTGATCGCGACGGTGCTGCTGTGGAACGTCCAGCGCCCGCTCGCCGTGGTGACGCTGGTGCTCGGCGCGGGGCTGCCGTACGTGGCGGTGGTGATCGCCAACGCCGGACGTGAGAACGCTCCCTCACCGCCCTCGGCCTTCGTACCCGAGCCGGGCCGCCCGATGCTGGACGGGGCCGCGCACGGAGCGGAACCGGCGCCCGGAGCGCCCGCGCAGTCGCAAGCGGAGCGCGCGGACGCGGAGCGTGACGAGCCCAACACCCCCTCGAATGACCGGGGTTGA
- a CDS encoding GlsB/YeaQ/YmgE family stress response membrane protein — MNWLWAIVVGLVLGILARAILPGKQDIPIWLTAIFGILGSILGNAVAGWVGVEDTKGIDWIRHLLQLAGAVVVVGVGAPLWAMIRGKGKRERRA; from the coding sequence ATGAACTGGTTGTGGGCGATCGTGGTGGGACTGGTGCTGGGCATCCTCGCCCGGGCCATCCTGCCGGGGAAGCAGGACATCCCGATCTGGCTGACGGCGATCTTCGGCATCCTGGGCAGCATCCTGGGCAATGCCGTGGCCGGCTGGGTGGGCGTCGAGGACACCAAGGGCATCGACTGGATCCGGCACCTGCTCCAGCTGGCCGGAGCCGTGGTGGTGGTCGGCGTCGGCGCGCCCCTGTGGGCGATGATCAGAGGGAAGGGCAAACGCGAACGACGGGCCTGA